In Mercurialis annua linkage group LG5, ddMerAnnu1.2, whole genome shotgun sequence, a single genomic region encodes these proteins:
- the LOC126679858 gene encoding PHD finger protein At2g01810, whose amino-acid sequence MAITVFEACKKRKRTPKNIFDTSQFSDNNSSTNFKMEFSRSFRENIKEFLKRCAESEDYQLAGVNPVYCALLVHESTGVVFPLFIVEESVFLVKDSSSSPSPPHHHHHHRRRLQEQQPPLCDFCRFVGWSHHFVSKRNYHFIIPDDDKWNKPLKNDSLNHQNHLLHGVIHCNGFGHLLSLKIESNSDSLNSDELMNLWDNLCSCLQTRDISVHDLSKKGTMDLRLLHGVAYGRSWFGKWDYKLRRGSFGVKKQKYNRAIEILSSLELSKIVSDFVKWKRGKLIQQIVQTYSDVSETELVTIRDLIQFMLAFESKPLIQRKTALALASVSFESSRETTRQIKPSVRSDYRSLDAFVAKLDGRWPKRRFEQAVEVIFQCLEAKGSAMLRADLRGDVRKEIGDTGLIDFVLKHIDKVTLGSKAIVRTTKPVNKLLEFSLENVSDEATPIEMKTESRIDVPSLKPGLDVYKDLLFLYKNVLLGYPDYHAVAIAVGVIIDCKHFVKEWQFKSDNEDPVLKLNCQVRPSYDELVNDLTRPLPPGEPVMAPECATVGELKLTVQCALRDTYCITDKFIVNDIKIGELAIKEDQDLLKCGVKQGMQVWVRGCDLDLDTKLRYQGGDNDWTVDCKCGAKDDDGERMVECDACHVWQHTRCNSIKDDASPPTLYLCRTCNSRMKKLSS is encoded by the exons atggcGATCACCGTATTCGAAGCTTGCAAGAAAAGAAAACGAACCCCAAAAAACATCTTCGACACTTCGCAATTCTCCGATAACAATTCTTCCACTAATTTCAAAATGGAATTCTCCCGTTCTTTCCGTGAAAACATCAAAGAATTTCTCAAACGCTGCGCCGAGTCGGAAGATTATCAACTCGCCGGAGTTAACCCTGTTTATTGCGCTTTACTTGTTCACGAATCAACCGGCGTCGTTTTCCCTTTATTTATCGTCGAGGAATCCGTTTTTCTTGTGAAAGACTCCTCCTCCTCTCCGTCTCCTCCTCATCACCACCACCATCACCGCCGCCGTCTCCAAGAACAACAACCGCCGCTTTGTGACTTCTGTAGATTCGTCG GGTGGAGTCAtcattttgtttcgaaacggaattatcattttattataccTGATGATGATAAATGGAACAAACCCTTGAAGAATGATTCACTTAACCATCAGAATCATCTGTTACATGGTGTAATCCATTGTAATGGATTTGGTCATTTGCTTTCCCTCAAGATCGAATCGAATTCGGATTCTCTTAATAGTGATGAACTCATGAATCTCTGGGATAATCTCTGTTCTTGTCTTCAAACACG TGATATTTCAGTGCATGATTTGTCAAAGAAGGGGACTATGGATTTAAGATTGCTTCATGGAGTTGCGTATGGTCGTTCTTGGTTTGGGAAATGGGATTATAAGTTACGCCGGGGGAGTTTCGGAGTTAAAAAGCAGAAATATAATCGAGCTATTGAGATTCTTAGTTCTTTAGAGCTTAGTAAGATTGTGAGTGACTTTGTTAAATGGAAACGAGGTAAGTTAATTCAACAAATTGTACAGACTTATAGCGATGTTAGTGAGACCGAGTTGGTTACGATTAGAGATTTGATACAATTCATGCTTGCTTTTGAGTCTAAACCACTTATTCAAAGAAAAACTGCATTAGCATTGGCTTCAGTGTCGTTTGAATCTTCGAGAGAAACAACCCGTCAAATTAAACCTTCTGTACGTAGTGATTATCGATCACTTGATGCTTTTGTTGCTAAATTAGATGGTAGATGGCCTAAGCGGAGATTTGAGCAGGCAGTTGAAGTGATTTTTCAGTGTTTGGAAGCAAAAGGGTCTGCAATGCTCCGCGCAGACTTGAGAGGTGACGTTAGAAAAGAAATTGGTGATACtggtttgattgattttgtgcTAAAGCACATAGATAAAGTTACTTTGGGAAGTAAAGCTATTGTTCGCACAACGAAGCCGGTGAACAAATTGTTAGAATTTTCACTTGAAAATGTATCTGATGAAGCTACAccaattgaaatgaaaacagAATCGCGTATTGATGTGCCATCGTTGAAGCCGGGTCTAGATGTTTATAAGGATTTACTTTTCCTGTACAAGAATGTTTTGCTGGGCTACCCTGATTATCACGCAGTTGCTATTGCTGTTGGTGTAATCATAGACTGCAAGCATTTTGTTAAGGAGTGGCAATTTAAGAGCGATAATGAGGATCCAGTGCTGAAGCTAAACTGCCAAGTTAGGCCAAGTTATGATGAGTTAGTGAATGACTTAACTCGGCCACTACCGCCGGGTGAACCAGTGATGGCTCCTGAGTGTGCAACAGTCGGTGAGCTTAAATTAACAGTGCAATGTGCATTAAGAGACACTTACTGCATAACGGATAAGTTTATAGTGAATGACATAAAGATTGGGGAATTAGCAATAAAAGAGGATCAGGATTTGCTTAAATGTGGAGTGAAACAGGGTATGCAAGTTTGGGTTAGAGGGTGTGACCTGGACTTGGATACAAAACTGCGATATCAAGGCGGGGATAATGATTGGACCGTGGATTGTAAATGCGGGGCAAAGGATGATGACGGGGAACGAATGGTGGAATGTGATGCTTGCCATGTTTGGCAGCATACTAGGTGTAACAGCATAAAGGATGACGCTTCCCCTCCGACTTTGTATTTATGTCGTACGTGTAATTCCAGGATGAAGAAGTTGTCTTCATGA
- the LOC126682448 gene encoding cyclin-SDS, translating into MKLKSTKNYSKLKPEPEPYIMKKQRTKTTRRLRQKISPIVISPTANSVSCDSSRVTFDSNAKKRKLHDLDGSSNTVPVRRITRSYYKQLQDEKRFHGVNDVEVSEASSCVESNSEADFAAISANNVRNGVVSSASEARYCKHKKSLETEQLIQPEFSKNDAVSVDESSVVDQKSKSSLGFETDLSCAEQFSYDDVVSEYSSSHENDFSELFEVFQSSSDGYEFSDDYTPSIFFDSGSQFSEKSTDDSTQSPTYSLSLEFRRQFLRSSVSLDPTGSSLMKAECLNFEKFKNEDDEDSYQRLRERERRQLFLHDYVEVYRSTTEYGELVSQQRLLMVHWIIEQATAKKLQQETLFLGVSLLDRFLSKGLFKSLKNLQIVGIACLALATRIEENQPYNCVRQRNFHIESNKYTRTEVVAMEWVVQEILNFQCLLPTIHNFMWFYLKAAKADAEMEKTARYLARLALSVNEHLRYWPSTVAAGLVILASLLSEQMESYQRVIEVHIRTKENDLHECIKTMEWLIQYVS; encoded by the exons ATGAAGCTCAAATCAACTAAAAACTATTCAAAACTAAAACCAGAGCCTGAGCCTTACATTATGAAGAAGCAGCGAACCAAGACCACTCGCCGGCTCCGGCAAAAAATCTCTCCGATTGTCATTTCTCCGACGGCGAACTCCGTATCTTGTGACTCAAGCAGAGTTACATTTGATTCAAATGCGAAGAAGAGGAAATTACACGATCTCGACGGTAGCAGCAACACCGTGCCGGTTCGGAGAATCACGAGATCTTACTATAAGCAGCTACAGGACGAGAAGAGATTTCACGGAGTTAACGACGTTGAAGTTAGTGAAGCTTCTTCATGCGTTGAATCTAACTCCGAAGCTGATTTTGCTGCTATTTCTGCTAATAATGTACGTAACGGTGTCGTTTCTAGTGCTTCTGAAGCACGTTATTGTAAACACAAGAAATCGCTTGAAACAGAGCAGCTGATTCAGCCTGAGTTTTCTAAAAACGACGCAGTTTCAGTTGATGAATCATCTGTCGTCGACCAGAAGTCGAAGAGCAGCTTAGGATTTGAAACTGATTTATCTTGCGCAGAGCAATTCTCTTACGACGATGTCGTTTCGGAGTATTCTTCTAGTCACGAGAATGATTTCTCTGAGCTTTTCGAAGTGTTTCAGAGCTCATCGGACGGCTATGAGTTCTCAGATGACTACACACCGTCGATTTTCTTTGACTCTGGAAGTCAGTTCTCCGAGAAATCTACCGATGATTCTACTCAGTCTCCTACGTACTCCTTATCGCTTGAGTTTCGACGTCAATTCTTGAGATCTAGTGTCTCTCTAGATCCGACTGGATCTTCGCTTATGAAAGCAGAGTGTCTAAAC TTCGAGAAGTTCAAAAATGAAGATGACGAGGATAGCTATCAAAGGCTACGGGAAAGAGAGAGACGGCAATTATTTTTACATGACTACGTGGAGGTTTATCGGTCCACGACGGAGTACGGCGAGCTAGTATCACAGCAACGGCTACTAATGGTCCATTGGATTATTGAG CAAGCAACTGCTAAGAAGTTGCAGCAGGAAACTTTGTTCCTTGGGGTTAGCCTTCTGGATAGGTTCTTGAGCAAAGGACTTTTCAAGAGCCTAAAAAACCTTCAGATTGTTGGAATAGCCTGTCTTGCATTGGCTACCAGAATTGAAGAAAATCAGCCCTACAACTG TGTGAGGCAAAGAAATTTCCATATAGAGAGCAATAAGTATACCAGGACAGAAGTAGTTGCCATGGAGTGGGTGGTGCAGGAGATCCTCAACTTCCAATGCTTATTGCCTACAATCCACAACTTTATGTG GTTCTATCTGAAAGCTGCTAAAGCTGATGCGGAGATGGAGAAGACTGCCAGATACTTGGCAAGACTAGCACTATCAGTCAATGAGCATCTTCGCTACTGGCCCTCGACTGTTGCAGCAGGACTTGTTATTCTCGCTTCTCTGCTAAGCGAGCAAATGGAATCCTATCAACGGGTCATTGAG GTTCACATCAGAACAAAAGAAAACGACTTACACGAGTGCATAAAG ACAATGGAGTGGCTGATACAATATGTAAGCTAG
- the LOC126682409 gene encoding vacuolar iron transporter 1-like: protein MAQNGHINPEKQKLLVEEHEEKHFLSSEIVRDIIIGVSDGLTVPFALAAGLSGANVTSNIILVAGIAEVAAGAISMGLGGYLAAKSEADHYMRELKREQEEIISVPDIEAAECGDILAEYGVEPHEYEPVVNALKRNHQHWLNFMMRFELGLEKPDPMRALQSALTIAISYILGGLIPLSPYIIFPVAREAMFGSIIITILALLFFGFIKGYFTGNQPFKSALQTALIGAIASAAAYSIAKIVRV from the exons ATGGCACAAAACGGTCACATTAATCCAGAGAAGCAAAAGTTGTTGGTTGAAGAACATGAAGAGAAACATTTCTTGTCCAGTGAGATTGTTCGTGACATAATCATCGGTGTCTCCGACGGTCTCACCGTTCCTTTCGCCCTAGCCGCCGGCTTGTCCGGTGCTAATGTGACGTCAAATATCATTCTGGTCGCCGGAATAGCTGAAGTGGCGGCCGGTGCCATTTCCATGGGACTTGGAGG ATATTTGGCAGCCAAAAGTGAAGCTGATCATTACATGAGAGAACTAAAACGAGAACAAGAAGAGATTATTAGTGTTCCTGATAtag AGGCTGCTGAATGTGGAGATATATTAGCAGAATATGGAGTTGAGCCACATGAATATGAGCCAGTAGTAAATGCTCTAAAGAGGAACCATCAGCATTGGCTTAATTTCATGATGag GTTTGAACTTGGATTGGAAAAACCAGACCCAATGAGAGCATTACAAAGTGCATTGACAATTGCAATTTCTTACATACTGGGTGGATTAATTCCTCTTTCACCATACATCATTTTTCCAGTTGCTAGAGAGGCCATGTTTGGATCAATTATAATAACTATTTTGGCACTTCTATTTTTTGGGTTTATCAAAGGCTATTTTACTGGGAATCAGCCTTTTAAGAGTGCTCTCCAAACAGCTCTCATCGGAGCTATAGCTTCTGCTGCTGCCTATTCCATTGCCAAGATTGTTAGAGTTTGA